A part of Verrucomicrobiota bacterium genomic DNA contains:
- a CDS encoding DEAD/DEAH box helicase family protein gives MSQFSFLATEWTALQDAASKSESLVYPDPRAACFYARRSLELAVHWIYKNDGDLKLPYQENLSALIHEPSFRNTVGPMIFAKVQLIREVGNLAVHSHKPIRQYDALMAVKELFHLSYWLVQTYGKGSKPAADLAFNPELLPKAAAVSGAEPQNPEQLQKLESDLKQKDEKLSTLLEERAGLDDELKRLRAEVAEARRANAKQEDDHDYSEAETRDYFIDLLLKESGWALDQERDREFPVTGMPNEKSEGFVDYVLWGDDGLPLAVVEAKRTKRDPRVGQQQAKLYADCLEAMYGRRPVIFYTNGYEHWIWDDTSYPPRPVQGFYKKDELELMIQRRSSRKPLAGTEINKGIVERYYQERAIRRIGDAFQKDHDRKALIVMATGAGKTRTVIALSDLLMRCNWAKRVLFLADRIALVKQAVNAFKAYLPDSAPVNLVTEKETEGRVYVSTYPTMMGLIDETKDGQRRFGPGHFDLIIIDEAHRSVFQKYRAIFDYFDSLLVGLTATPKDEVDRNTYSLFELENGVPTDAYPLEEAVKDGYLVPPKAVSVPLKFQREGISYDDLSEEEKEAWDALEWDEEGNTPARVEAEMVNKWLFNKDTVDKVLEHLMTHGQKVAGGDRLGKTIIFAKNQAHAEFIGERFNANYPHYRGEFARVITFKTEYAQDLIEDFSVKDGAPHIAISVDMLDTGIDVPEVLNVVFFKLVRSKTKFWQMIGRGTRLCPDLFGPGQNKEFFYIFDFCQNLEFFSQNPEATEGNVAPSLGKKLFVKRLQIIAELDEKIGAEVRGKEGNTALEELRKETAGLLHEEVSGMNLENFVVRPKRRLIEKYVEPSSWDVLTNEQGEELARQVAGLPSEIETDEEEAKRFDLLILNLQLAVLTTGPGFIRLRDQVIAIAGLLEEKESIPMVRDHMVLIEQIQTEEYWEHVTVPLLENVRKRLRLLIKLIEKKNRKPIYTDFEDEKGEEKPIELPGVVGGQDFERFREKARRFLREHEDHITIHKLRTNEPLTASDLCELERILTENGIGTAADVAKAKAENHGLGIFVRSLVGMDREAAKGALDSFVSTQALTANQIEFLDEIVNHLTEHGIMDAGRLYESPYTDFNPLGVDGVFQPAQVDQIISILDDVKTRAVG, from the coding sequence ATGAGCCAATTCTCCTTCCTAGCCACAGAATGGACTGCTCTGCAGGACGCAGCGTCTAAGTCAGAGTCATTGGTCTATCCCGACCCGAGGGCGGCCTGCTTCTATGCGAGGAGGTCACTGGAACTCGCAGTCCACTGGATCTACAAGAACGATGGGGATCTGAAGCTGCCCTATCAGGAAAATCTCAGCGCTCTGATTCATGAGCCGAGCTTCCGGAATACAGTTGGCCCAATGATCTTTGCCAAGGTGCAACTGATCAGGGAAGTCGGCAACCTAGCAGTCCACAGCCATAAACCAATCCGGCAGTACGATGCCCTGATGGCGGTGAAGGAACTCTTTCATCTGAGCTACTGGCTGGTCCAGACATATGGGAAGGGATCGAAGCCTGCTGCGGATCTTGCATTCAATCCGGAGCTGCTACCGAAGGCTGCCGCAGTCTCAGGAGCTGAGCCCCAGAATCCTGAACAACTTCAGAAGCTGGAATCGGATCTGAAGCAAAAGGATGAGAAACTCTCAACCCTCTTGGAGGAGCGTGCAGGGCTCGATGATGAACTCAAGCGTCTCCGGGCTGAGGTCGCGGAAGCCAGGAGGGCAAATGCCAAACAGGAGGATGATCACGACTACTCGGAAGCAGAGACTCGGGACTACTTCATCGATCTGCTGCTGAAGGAATCCGGATGGGCTCTCGATCAGGAGCGTGATCGGGAGTTTCCTGTGACAGGGATGCCCAATGAGAAGAGTGAGGGATTCGTCGATTATGTCCTCTGGGGAGATGACGGGCTCCCTCTCGCCGTCGTAGAGGCCAAGCGGACGAAGCGCGATCCCCGTGTCGGCCAGCAACAGGCGAAGCTCTATGCCGACTGTCTGGAGGCGATGTATGGGCGCAGGCCGGTCATTTTCTACACCAATGGCTATGAACACTGGATCTGGGATGACACGAGCTATCCTCCGAGACCTGTGCAGGGCTTTTACAAGAAGGATGAGCTGGAGCTGATGATTCAGCGCCGATCCTCAAGGAAGCCGCTTGCTGGGACCGAGATTAACAAGGGGATCGTCGAGCGCTACTATCAGGAGAGGGCCATCCGACGTATCGGTGATGCCTTCCAAAAGGATCATGATCGCAAGGCCCTTATCGTTATGGCCACTGGGGCAGGCAAGACTCGTACAGTGATTGCTCTTTCGGATCTCCTGATGCGCTGCAACTGGGCGAAAAGGGTTCTCTTCCTAGCCGATCGTATCGCTCTGGTGAAGCAGGCTGTGAATGCCTTCAAGGCATATCTGCCCGACTCTGCGCCCGTGAATCTCGTGACCGAGAAGGAGACGGAGGGCCGCGTCTATGTGTCGACCTATCCGACGATGATGGGTCTGATAGATGAGACGAAGGATGGTCAGCGACGATTTGGCCCAGGGCACTTTGACCTGATCATCATCGATGAGGCGCATCGCTCGGTCTTCCAGAAATACAGGGCGATCTTCGACTACTTTGACTCTCTTTTGGTCGGACTGACTGCGACGCCAAAGGATGAGGTGGATCGGAATACCTACAGTCTGTTTGAGTTGGAGAATGGAGTTCCCACGGATGCCTACCCTCTCGAGGAAGCAGTGAAGGATGGCTATTTGGTGCCGCCCAAGGCGGTCTCAGTGCCGCTGAAGTTCCAAAGAGAGGGAATCTCCTACGATGATCTCTCTGAGGAGGAGAAGGAGGCATGGGATGCCCTAGAGTGGGATGAGGAGGGGAACACTCCAGCCCGAGTGGAGGCTGAGATGGTGAACAAGTGGCTCTTCAACAAGGACACAGTCGATAAAGTGCTGGAGCACCTGATGACCCATGGTCAGAAGGTGGCTGGTGGCGACCGGCTAGGGAAAACGATCATCTTTGCCAAGAATCAGGCCCATGCTGAGTTCATCGGGGAGCGCTTTAATGCCAACTACCCACACTACAGGGGAGAGTTCGCCAGGGTGATTACCTTTAAGACGGAGTATGCTCAGGATCTGATCGAGGACTTCTCCGTCAAAGATGGCGCACCCCATATCGCTATCTCGGTAGACATGCTCGACACCGGAATCGATGTCCCAGAAGTGCTAAATGTCGTTTTCTTCAAGCTCGTGCGCTCGAAGACGAAATTCTGGCAGATGATTGGTCGAGGAACGCGACTCTGCCCTGATCTTTTCGGACCCGGGCAGAACAAGGAGTTCTTCTACATCTTCGACTTTTGCCAGAACCTAGAGTTCTTCAGTCAGAATCCTGAAGCCACCGAGGGCAATGTTGCTCCTTCGCTCGGTAAGAAACTCTTTGTGAAGCGCCTTCAGATAATTGCTGAGCTCGATGAAAAGATCGGTGCCGAGGTTCGCGGCAAGGAGGGTAACACCGCCCTGGAGGAACTGCGGAAGGAAACCGCTGGTCTGCTCCATGAGGAGGTGAGTGGAATGAATCTGGAGAATTTTGTGGTGCGGCCCAAGCGGAGGTTGATCGAGAAGTATGTGGAACCTAGCTCCTGGGATGTCCTCACGAATGAACAGGGTGAGGAACTGGCTCGTCAGGTTGCGGGACTTCCATCAGAAATCGAAACAGACGAGGAGGAGGCCAAACGCTTTGATCTGTTGATCCTGAATCTCCAGCTGGCGGTTCTCACGACGGGGCCAGGCTTTATACGTCTTCGAGATCAAGTCATCGCCATAGCGGGGCTACTTGAAGAGAAGGAAAGCATCCCGATGGTACGGGATCATATGGTCCTGATCGAACAGATCCAGACGGAGGAATACTGGGAGCATGTCACCGTGCCTTTGCTGGAAAATGTCAGGAAGCGCCTTCGGTTGCTCATTAAGCTCATCGAAAAGAAGAACCGGAAGCCGATCTATACGGACTTCGAGGATGAGAAGGGCGAAGAGAAGCCGATTGAGCTGCCAGGGGTCGTCGGGGGGCAGGATTTTGAACGCTTCCGTGAAAAGGCCAGGCGATTCCTGAGAGAGCATGAGGATCACATTACCATCCACAAGCTGAGGACCAATGAACCGCTCACGGCCTCTGATCTTTGTGAGCTGGAGCGCATCTTGACCGAGAATGGAATTGGGACTGCTGCCGATGTAGCGAAGGCCAAAGCGGAAAACCATGGCCTCGGCATTTTTGTTCGCTCACTGGTCGGCATGGATCGTGAGGCGGCAAAAGGGGCATTGGATTCCTTTGTCTCAACGCAGGCCCTTACGGCCAACCAGATCGAGTTTCTGGATGAGATAGTGAATCACCTGACTGAACATGGAATCATGGATGCAGGTCGCCTGTATGAATCACCTTATACTGATTTTAATCCCCTTGGCGTGGATGGAGTTTTTCAACCAGCACAGGTTGACCAGATTATTTCAATCCTTGATGACGTAAAAACACGGGCTGTCGGATAA
- a CDS encoding TIGR02391 family protein, whose protein sequence is MSKIPPFPEGQIEGLAKLLGNCGSGTDITRVFQDRSLEDLSGESTKWRRIYWVFLKTQHQHACANKIIDFIQSFLIPARFIGRNEEFESHRQQLNALLSFSGLEYGKDGKMRKCDTARTLDEAEKRARTIRTKFEGRKIHAEVLKYCQAELLQENYFHAVFEASKGLAQRIRDLSGFHYDGAKLIDVVFSIDSPILAINSLRTETEQSEHKGFAALIKGCFAAVRNPLAHEPKILWEGEDDAADYLSLISLIHRKLDVVVKVPKIRT, encoded by the coding sequence ATGAGTAAGATCCCGCCATTTCCCGAAGGCCAGATTGAGGGCCTTGCCAAACTACTCGGTAATTGTGGTTCAGGAACCGACATCACCCGTGTTTTCCAGGATCGCAGTCTTGAAGACTTGTCGGGTGAATCAACAAAATGGCGTAGGATTTATTGGGTATTTCTTAAAACCCAGCATCAGCATGCCTGCGCCAACAAGATTATCGATTTTATCCAATCCTTCCTAATCCCTGCGCGGTTTATTGGGCGCAATGAAGAGTTTGAATCCCATCGGCAGCAGCTAAACGCACTTCTTTCCTTCTCTGGGTTAGAATATGGGAAAGATGGAAAGATGAGGAAATGCGACACTGCACGCACCCTTGATGAAGCCGAGAAAAGAGCTCGCACGATACGCACAAAGTTTGAAGGAAGAAAGATCCATGCAGAGGTGCTGAAGTACTGTCAGGCAGAACTTTTGCAAGAGAACTATTTTCATGCCGTTTTTGAGGCGTCAAAGGGGCTCGCTCAGCGTATCAGAGACCTTTCAGGATTCCATTATGACGGGGCCAAGCTCATTGATGTCGTCTTCTCCATTGACTCCCCGATTTTAGCAATCAATTCCCTTCGGACTGAGACGGAACAATCGGAACACAAGGGTTTTGCCGCTTTAATTAAAGGCTGTTTTGCCGCAGTAAGAAACCCTTTGGCTCATGAGCCAAAGATACTTTGGGAGGGTGAGGATGATGCGGCTGATTACCTATCGCTGATATCCCTCATCCACAGAAAGCTGGATGTCGTTGTAAAAGTTCCCAAAATTAGGACCTAG
- a CDS encoding restriction endonuclease subunit S: MTKAPSMVALGEVADFIRGINFKPDDVVSLDTPGSVACMRTKNVQTEIHLSDVWAVGEVFVRREEQMLQCGDILVSSANSWNLVGKCCWIPQLPYRASFGGFISVLRGKKGKVFNRYLYHWFASGKIQALLRSFGQKTTNISNLNFDRCLKLLIPLPPLEEQKRIAEVLDKAEEVRAKRRAALAQLDTLTQSIFLEMFGDPSSILEKWPTKKLGELLEFLTSGSRGWAEYYSESGDLFLRIQNVRRDHLLLDDIAFVKAPDTAEAKRTRVQTGDVLLSITADLGRTAVVPEGLGTAYINQHLSILRSKALVPRFLSAYFASPAGERQVFGRNRHAVKAGLNFDDIRSFLIPVPPIELQRKFANRVTTVKKLKSTQRASLVELDTLFASLQHRAFSGKL, from the coding sequence ATGACAAAAGCCCCCTCCATGGTGGCGCTTGGTGAGGTTGCTGACTTCATTCGAGGTATCAATTTCAAGCCGGATGATGTTGTGTCCTTGGATACTCCAGGGTCTGTGGCGTGTATGCGCACAAAAAATGTTCAGACGGAAATACATCTCTCGGACGTATGGGCAGTGGGGGAGGTTTTTGTGAGAAGAGAGGAGCAAATGCTTCAGTGCGGCGACATTCTTGTGTCGAGTGCAAACAGTTGGAACCTAGTCGGGAAATGCTGCTGGATACCTCAGTTGCCTTACCGTGCTAGCTTTGGAGGTTTCATTTCTGTCCTTAGGGGAAAGAAAGGAAAAGTATTCAACCGATATCTCTATCATTGGTTTGCTTCGGGAAAGATTCAGGCTCTTTTGAGAAGCTTTGGTCAAAAGACTACCAACATATCAAATCTCAATTTTGACCGTTGCCTGAAACTGCTAATCCCCCTGCCTCCGTTGGAAGAGCAGAAGCGTATTGCCGAGGTGCTAGATAAGGCTGAGGAAGTTCGAGCCAAGCGCCGCGCCGCTCTCGCCCAACTCGACACCCTAACCCAATCCATCTTTCTGGAGATGTTTGGGGATCCCTCCTCGATTTTAGAGAAATGGCCAACCAAGAAGTTGGGGGAGTTACTTGAATTTCTAACGAGCGGTTCTCGTGGATGGGCAGAATACTATTCTGAGTCCGGCGATCTATTTCTTCGCATCCAAAATGTCCGGAGAGATCATCTCCTTCTAGATGACATTGCCTTTGTCAAAGCACCTGATACTGCCGAAGCAAAACGGACCAGAGTTCAGACTGGAGACGTTCTTTTAAGCATCACCGCTGATTTAGGCCGCACGGCAGTCGTTCCTGAAGGTCTTGGAACTGCATACATCAATCAGCATCTTTCGATTCTGAGAAGCAAAGCACTCGTTCCACGATTTCTCTCTGCATACTTCGCTTCTCCCGCTGGTGAGCGTCAAGTATTTGGGAGGAATCGGCATGCAGTGAAAGCTGGATTGAACTTTGACGATATTCGGTCGTTTCTTATTCCAGTTCCACCAATCGAGTTGCAGCGCAAATTCGCCAATCGAGTTACTACCGTTAAAAAGCTCAAATCTACCCAACGCGCCTCCCTGGTTGAACTCGACACCCTCTTCGCCTCACTTCAGCACAGGGCTTTCTCAGGGAAGTTATGA